The Skermanella rosea sequence CGGCCACCGGCCCCGGTGGGCCGAGGCGGCACGGACGAGCCCCGCCCAGACGATGGACGGCCTGGCCCGGCCATGGACCATGGCATTGAGCGCGTCCATCCTGCCATAGGCCGCCTTGTAAGGCATGCCGGCGATGACGGCCCCACCTGCGAAGACATCCGGATAGGTGGCGAGCAGAGTCGATGTCATCGCGCCGCCGGCCGACAGGCCGGTCACATAGATGCGCCCGGGGTCGATCCGATGTTCGGCGACCATCCGGTCGACCATCTGGCGAATCGACAGGGGCTCGCCCTGGTCCCGCTCCATGTCGCCCGGCGAGAACCAACCGAAACACCGGTTGAAGTTGTTCGCCCGCTTCTGCTCCGGCAGAAGCAGCGCGAAGCCCAGGCGGGCGGCCAGTCTCGACCAGGCTATGCCGTGGTCGAGACTGGCCGCCGTCTGCCCGCAGCCATGCAGGGCCACCACCAGCGGAGCGTTCCTGGACAACCGCGGCGGCACGAACTTGTACATCCGGAGATTCCCGGGATTGGAGCCGAACTCCTCCACCTCCAAGATGTCGGGCCGCCATGACGGTGCGGCATCGACCGAACGCGGATTGCGGAATGCCGTCGCAGCCCTGCCTGTCGCTCGGGCCATAGTCCTGCCTGTCGAAACGATTGGAAACGCCGGGGAAAGCCTGCCATCGGCCGGCCGCCACCGGGAATGAACCCGCCACCGAAGCGACTCGTTCCTTCGCGGGTGCGATATGATCACGGGGAACCGGACGTGCCTGGATTTGCGGCAACAGCGATTGCCTAATTTTTCGGCACAGTTACAAAAAAAGGATATAAGAAAGTTTGCGCATTAAGCAGTTGGCAAGCGCTTCGTTTTGTGCAAAAAAAAGGCCGCCCCGAAAGGCGGCCTGAGTCTAGGGAGGAAACGCCCAAAGAGGCGTATGCAGCATCACTGCTGCGATATCGAAGTTATCCGAATCCGGATTTCGATCAATGGGAAAGGCAGGTCGTCAGATCTGCCCTTCGCCATTTGCATGGCCATGCGCCATTTCCCGGCCGCGCGGAAGACGCCCCGGCCAGCGCCCTCCCCCTTGTGGAAAACACGACCTCGGTGCGGGTCACCCCGAACCGCCCCTCCTTCGGGTCGCGCCCTCCCCCGCCCGGCATGCGCCGAACCATCGTCAGACCAGCGGTTCTCTGCCCGCCTATGCCGTTCGCACGATGAACGCCGGGCGGATACACCGGTCTATCCCTAAAATTCTATTAATTTCCCCTTTATATTGGGCATTTTTTAGACCATTCTTAGTCTCAAGAAGATCACAACCCGAAAACGACTTACCAACCGGCCCCCTCGTCTAGCTGCGCAACAGCAATTCATAGGAACCCATAGTCATGAACGCCAACGGTCGCACGATCCTCGTTGAATCCAATCGTCTTTTTCGTGAAGGGCTGAAGCATCTGCTGGCGGGCACCCGCTTCGAAGTCGGTGCGGAGTTCAACACCATGGAGCAGGCGATCGCCCATGCCGGCGCCCGGGAAGGTTCGGGCCAGGACGCCGAGCCGGGCCTGGTGATCACCGGACAGGCCGTCAAGGCCGCCGCCGACCTGCAGCAGCTCCGGGATACCTATCCCGCGGCCCGGATCGTCGTGCTGGCCGACGACATGTCGGTGGACATGCTGCGCGAGGCGATGGGCGGCGGCGCCGACGGGTTCCTGATCAAGAACGTCTCGCCGGAGGCGCTGATCCAGTCGCTTCAGCTCATCATGCTGGGCGAGAAGGTGTTCCCGACCAATCTCGCGGCGATGCTGCTCGACATCAACGCGCCCTCGCCCCAGAACTCGATCCGCGGCCTGTCGCCCCGCGAGCAGGAGATCCTGCAGTCCCTGGTCACCGGGGCCAGCAACAAGATGATCGCGATCCGGCTCGGCATCACCGAGGCGACCGTCAAGGTCCACCTGAAGACGCTGCTGCGCAAGATCGACGTCAACAACCGCACCCAGGCGGCGATCTGGGCCATGAACAACGGCTTCTCGGCGGAAGGCGCCGGCACGCCGACCCGCGGCCTCCAGGCGGTTTCCGCCTGAGGCCGGGCATCCGGGGTCACGACAGGAACCAGGACGGCGACAACAGGCTGCAGACGGGGCTTCCCATGAACGATCATTCCAAACTTCACACCATTCCGGTCAAGCTGGGCCTCAGCGAACACTATCTCGTGGGCCGCATGCTGATGCTCAGGGAGAGGCTCACCCCGCAGCAGTGGAACGTCTACGATCGCAGCGCGGAGGCGATCTGCAACCAGATCCTCAGCCGTCTGCCCGCCGACAATCCCGACTCCGCCAAGTGGGACAACCGCCGCAAGCGGGGCTGAGACACCCGCCCGAAGCCGAAACCGAGAAGGCCCGAACGGCCGCGTCCCAGGTATGGGGCGCGGCCGTTCGCCGTTCACGGCAGTTCAAGTGACTACCTGGAACTGTTCTTAATTCAGTCTGAAAAACATAGTAAACGAGGAGGGATTAATCCTCTGGACAAAAGCATCACCGCAGTGCAACAAGGCTACCTTTTCCCGCATCGGCTGTTACTCTGATACCGAAGTGCGAAAGCCATATCCAAGAGCGTCAATCCCCAACAGACGCCAATAGAAGGAACAGCTTGATGCAACTCAAGATCATGGGCCTGATCCTCGCCGGCGGCAAAGGCACGCGGCTGTTTCCGTTGACGAAGGAGCGGGCGAAGCCGGCCGTACCCTTCGGCGGCAAGTACCGCATCGTCGATTTCGTCTTGAGCAATTTCATAAACTCGGGAATTTTCTCGATCTATGTCCTGATACAGTTCCGCAGCCAGTCCCTGCTCCAGCATCTGCGCGA is a genomic window containing:
- a CDS encoding extracellular catalytic domain type 1 short-chain-length polyhydroxyalkanoate depolymerase, producing MYKFVPPRLSRNAPLVVALHGCGQTAASLDHGIAWSRLAARLGFALLLPEQKRANNFNRCFGWFSPGDMERDQGEPLSIRQMVDRMVAEHRIDPGRIYVTGLSAGGAMTSTLLATYPDVFAGGAVIAGMPYKAAYGRMDALNAMVHGRARPSIVWAGLVRAASAHRGRWPRVSVWHGDSDRTVNPANGAEIVKQWVGVHRLPRGPGTVDKVNGHMRRAWLNRAGEAVVEEYVVKGMAHGTPVRAGSGARSVLTAPYVFDMGIACVDHIAWFWGLSKRRPGRWTRQHSSSG
- a CDS encoding LuxR C-terminal-related transcriptional regulator, with the translated sequence MNANGRTILVESNRLFREGLKHLLAGTRFEVGAEFNTMEQAIAHAGAREGSGQDAEPGLVITGQAVKAAADLQQLRDTYPAARIVVLADDMSVDMLREAMGGGADGFLIKNVSPEALIQSLQLIMLGEKVFPTNLAAMLLDINAPSPQNSIRGLSPREQEILQSLVTGASNKMIAIRLGITEATVKVHLKTLLRKIDVNNRTQAAIWAMNNGFSAEGAGTPTRGLQAVSA